A genome region from Natranaeroarchaeum sulfidigenes includes the following:
- a CDS encoding class I SAM-dependent methyltransferase has product MGFHTFPVDHADALEDPTRYRFCSREELIEMLAPAADAVVADLGSGTGFYTEEIAPFVETVYGVDLQSEMHEHYRENGVAANVELVAANVSTLPFDDSELDAAFSTMTHHEYADDETIAELARVIRPGGRMVTVDWSTTGTGENGPPIEERFGPEDVREQFETAGFKIDRVHDRPETLAVVARR; this is encoded by the coding sequence ATGGGATTTCATACGTTCCCCGTCGACCACGCGGATGCGCTCGAGGATCCGACGCGCTATCGTTTCTGTTCCCGCGAAGAGCTGATCGAGATGCTCGCTCCGGCAGCCGACGCCGTCGTCGCGGACCTTGGATCCGGAACGGGGTTCTACACCGAGGAGATTGCGCCGTTCGTCGAAACCGTGTACGGCGTCGATCTCCAGTCAGAGATGCACGAACACTACCGCGAGAACGGGGTCGCCGCTAACGTCGAGCTGGTTGCTGCAAACGTCAGCACGCTTCCGTTCGATGATAGTGAACTCGACGCCGCGTTCTCGACGATGACCCATCACGAGTACGCGGACGACGAGACGATCGCCGAACTGGCCCGCGTGATCCGTCCCGGCGGGCGAATGGTGACTGTTGACTGGTCGACAACCGGAACGGGTGAGAACGGACCGCCAATCGAGGAACGATTCGGACCGGAGGACGTCCGTGAGCAGTTCGAGACGGCCGGGTTCAAAATCGACCGTGTCCACGACCGCCCCGAGACACTTGCCGTCGTCGCCCGGCGCTGA